The genomic interval AATCGTAACGAGAAGAATTAAAGGGTAGGCTACTTCAATCTTCACGTAGATATTTCAAATTGATATATTTTAAAACCTTCCTCTGAAAAATTGTTAAAATGTTCAAAAATCCTAAGGTAAATACATGAAACAAGAACTCATAGTAGATTTACAAAGTCGATTTAATGCGATATCTCACAATACCAATGATGAAAATGTTGAGTTTTGGTATGCAAGAGATTTGCAAACAATATTAGGCTATGACAAATGGGAAAATTTTTTTAAAGTCATTGAAAAAGCTAAAATCTCTTGCGAAAATTCTCAAATAGAGGTTACTGACCATTTTCTTGATGTCAGGAAAATGGTAGAAATAGGCTCAAATGCTCAAAGAGAAATAGCAGATGTTGTTTTAACGAGATATGCATGTTATCTTATAGCTCAAAATGGTGATAGTTCAAAAGAACAGATAGCGTTTGCTCAAACCTATTTTGCCTTGCAAACACGAAAACAAGAGTTGATAGAACAACGTATAGAATTGGAAGATAGGCTAAAAGCAAGAAACAAACTCAAAAACAGTGAAACAGAACTCTCCAAAAACATCTATGAACGAGGCGTTGACGATAAGGGGTTTGGTCGCATTCGTTCACAAGGTGATGGTGCTTTATTTGGAGGGTATAATACCAAAGATATGAAAGACAAACTTGGCATTTCAAGTGGTAGAGTTTTGGCTGATTTTTTACCCACCGTAACCATCACAGCAAAAAACCTTGCTACTGAGATAACCAACCATAATGTCAAACAAAACAATCTTTATGGCGAAAATTCTATAACCCATGAGCATGTAACGAATAACAAAAATGTCAGAAAACTATTGGTAGAGAGTGGTATCAAACCTGAAGAACTTCCCCCATCTCAAGACTTGCAAAAGCTTGAGAGAAAAGTAAAATCGGATGAAAAAAAACTTATAAAAAGCAGTGCTTTGCCTAAAAAAGTTTAAAAAAGGACGAGGCTATTACTCTTCTGGTCCTATCGTCATAAAAGGGTTGTGAGCGATTTCCCACAAATGACCGTCGGGGTCTTTAAAGTAGCCACTGTACCCTCCCCAAAAAACTTTTTGAGGTTTCTGGGTAGGTGTTGCACCTGCTTTGATGGCTTCTTTAAAGAGGGCATCCACTTCCGCTTCACTGCCGAGCGTATGCGCTAATGTAAATCCTTTAAAGGTACTTTCATCAAACGTGACATTGGCATCTTCTGCGAGTGCTTTTTTCTCATAGAGCGCAAGCCACGTTCCTTTGAGCGTAAAGAAAGCAATGTTCTCTTCATAAGGCTCTCGCCTAGGAAATCCCAGCCCTTTTTGGTAAAACGCAATAGACTTTGCCATATCACTGACACCTAAGGTAATCATACTCATGTAGGGTTTCATTGTTTTCCTTTTTACATGTAAAACTCACCAACGAATTTGATTATCCGTTGGCGGGGTAATTCATCACTTTGTACCTTACATGTAAA from Sulfurospirillum multivorans DSM 12446 carries:
- the dinD gene encoding DNA damage-inducible protein D encodes the protein MKQELIVDLQSRFNAISHNTNDENVEFWYARDLQTILGYDKWENFFKVIEKAKISCENSQIEVTDHFLDVRKMVEIGSNAQREIADVVLTRYACYLIAQNGDSSKEQIAFAQTYFALQTRKQELIEQRIELEDRLKARNKLKNSETELSKNIYERGVDDKGFGRIRSQGDGALFGGYNTKDMKDKLGISSGRVLADFLPTVTITAKNLATEITNHNVKQNNLYGENSITHEHVTNNKNVRKLLVESGIKPEELPPSQDLQKLERKVKSDEKKLIKSSALPKKV
- a CDS encoding VOC family protein codes for the protein MKPYMSMITLGVSDMAKSIAFYQKGLGFPRREPYEENIAFFTLKGTWLALYEKKALAEDANVTFDESTFKGFTLAHTLGSEAEVDALFKEAIKAGATPTQKPQKVFWGGYSGYFKDPDGHLWEIAHNPFMTIGPEE